The Lactuca sativa cultivar Salinas chromosome 2, Lsat_Salinas_v11, whole genome shotgun sequence genome includes the window gtcaacaccccagaatggcttgacacgggtaggtcgacaccccagaatggtcgtacgggtaggtcggcaccccagaatggccggcagtatgtatgctatgtgattgtatggtatatggtacgatgggggaactcactaagattcgtgcttacagttttcagttttgtttcaggtacctcttcagcgaaggggaaggagtcggcgcggtagctgcacatcatacacacacattggatttccgcactatgagatttcttgggattgtactctgacattgttacaAATTTTATGATACGATTTCAGACATGAGATTATGGTTTTACGAAATGATATgacttgatgatgttttcttataaaCGTTTTTCTAAATCGTTatatcaaaattgaaaattttgaactcgaaatttgggatgttacaagaacTAGCATAAAGGCGCTCAAAGTCGTAACCCCATACGAATCATTGAAAAACTCCAAGCCCTCGATTGCACATTTGAAGGTCTTCGGATGCGTGGGATTTTTGAAAAGGCTACAAGGTCTGAACAAATTAAGTGATCGAAGTGAAGGCATGGTTTATCTTGGAACAGAGGAAGGGACGAAGGGGCACCGTATGTATAACCCCACTAATCGGCATATTGTAATTGCAAGGAATGTGGTATTCAGTGAGGCAAGGAGATGGGCCTGGAAGGAAGAACTTACGGGGGAGACTTTTACCACACCTTACTGGACCAATGTTCTGGTCAACGAGATAGCCCAACTACAGCCGCCCCAAGACTTTGGGTCAACAGATGATGTAACAGAGGAACCCTTGACGCTGTCAAATAACAATTCCTATGGCGACCATATGGGATAACTCACAAATTGGAGGCTCACCCTGGTCGCGTACACCTGGAATCAGCTCACAAGCAACTCCCTCGACTCAATCCTCAAGAAACCAAGAAGGAAATCGATCAGTGGCCTCGTACGATGACACTCTAGCAAGTGGATTTCGATCCCTCAACGATGTCTATGAGAACACACGAAGGCTGGATGAAGCAGAGATACAAGAATTGTACGAAGAAAACCAAGAGCTACTATTGGTTGATGATGAACCCACCTCGTATGAAGAAGCATCAGCTGAAAGCAATTGGAAGGAAGCCATGGAAACAGAATTGCAATTAATTGAAAGAAATAATACCTGGACTTTGACCAAATTTCCCCCAAATCATATGGCAATAGGGCTAAAATGGGTGTTCAAGCTAAAGAGGGACGCAGTCGGTAACGTGGTCAAACACAGGGCACGAATGGTCGCTAAAGGTTACGTTCAAGAAAAGGGCATTGACTTCAAAGAAGTTTTCGCACCAGTGGCACGCTTAGAGACCATAAGACTGATTTTGGAGCTAACAACGAAAGAAAACTGGCTTGTGCATCACCTGGATGTCAAGTCTGCATTCCTACATGGAGACCTAAAGGAAGAAGTATATATATCTCAACCGACTAGATTCTTAGTCAAAGGGAAAGAGATAATGGTGTATCGCCTCCACAAGGCACTGTACGGGTTACGATAGGTACCAAGAGCTTGGAACGTAAAGCTAGACCAATCACTCAAAAGGCTTGGATTCACCAGATGCCCTCATAAACAAGCAGTCTATAAGGTACATAAACCCGATCTATCGCTCATTGTTGAGGTATATGTGGATGATCTTATAGTCACTGGCTCAAGTGAGAAGGTAATTCTGGAGTTCAAGAAAATAATGAAACAACTATTTGACATGAGTGATCTGGTATTGctatcctaggtataaaagtgACTCAGAGTAAAGAAGGAACAAAGCTCTCACAAAAGGGATATGCAGAAAAAATATTGAAGGTAGCAGGAATGGAAGACTACAACAGCTCACAGTACCCAATGGATGAAAAGAGAGAACCTGTAAATGCAACACTTTACAGGAGACTGGTCGGGAGCTTAAGGTACTTGGTTCACACAAGACCTGACATAAGCTACAATATTAGGGTGATGAGCAGGTACATGCAATATCCTAAGCACAACCACTATGCAGTTGTAAAACACATCCTCAAATATGTGAAAGGGACAACTGAACATGGGCTGGTGTATCGCAAGGGCGGTGATGGCAAGCTCATTGGCTATAGTGATAGTAGCTATAGCAATGATCGCGGGGATGGAAGAGGAACCACAAGAGTGGCCTACTATTACTTAGGGAATTTAATCACATGGACCTCACAGAAACAGAAAACTGTGGCCTTAAGTTCGTGTGAGGCAGAGTATATCGCTGCAACCGCAGCTGCCTGTCAAGGTCTTTGGCTAAGAAACTTGTTCAGTGACCTGGTTGGAAAGAAATCTCAAAAGGTGAAGTTGTTCATCGATAATCAATCCACTATAGCCCTCATAAAAAACCCAATCTTCCATGGGAGGAGTAAGCACATAGACACCAAGTACCACTTCATTCGTATGTGTGTTGAAAGAGAACAGATCCAAGTGGAGCATGTGAGTGGAGATCAACAGAAGGATAATGTTCTAACCAAGGCAATGCCAAGGATAAAGTTTGCTAAGATGAGGGCCCTAATTGGTGCAGAAGATATGAAGAAGAAAGGTCAACCTTGAGGGGGAGAAATGTTGGTCAAAGGTTGACCTGGTAAGTAGGAAAAAATAAAACATGTGGGCAGTCATGACCGTTAGAAAGTGAACTGACCCTAGTATTTCTCATTTTATGTTAAGTCTAGTAGTATAAATAAAATAGCTTAGTGGTTACAATTTATCAGTCGAAATTTCCCTGTACAACAATTCAATCATTTGGTTGCTAGTTTTTCATTCAATAAAAGTAATCATTCCACTGCCTAATTTCCAGTTTTACCCCTGTTAATTCCTTGTTGTTTATTGTCCCATTGCTTGATCACCAACAAAAGCAACCATAAATAATGGTATGAAACAAAGGAAAACAAAAGACATTAAAAAGATTTGGGGGCACCTTACTGACATAGCTTTCTACACCAAACACTAAAATTGAGATGCCAAAAAAAATAGTAGGAGCATTCTTTCTCTTCACCTTTTCATACATAAAAAAGTTGGCAGCTTTTAAAGAAGAAGAAACAATTTCGTATGAGAAAAGATGGGGGCAAGAAATAGTTATTGGTCATAATGGATAACCATAAATATTACTGGCACATTGTTTAATGATCCTCCTGCATGTCTTGGATGGAGAAACTTGCAAAATGCACCAAACATAAACATACAGGTGCCTCTTCTCAAATAATATTGCGTATTTTTAAATAAACAAAATGGAAAACACTACACGGTAAGAATTGAGCATAGCCCCACAAAGCTTTTCTATGTATTTTGTTGCTTCTTTCACCATCATCAAAAAAAGCCATCCATATGTATCAGTAAATATATAATCTTTAAATTATTGATTATTGAACATAGAACATTGTTACTAAAATATATTTGTAATTTTCCTTCTTTTACCTGAATAGCCTTGCGAGCATCTGCTATGTTTTCATCAAGAAGTGCCAATAACGGCTTATTGATCTCATTATTTTCCACCAAATCCAATAACTGTGTATCAAAATAGTATTATCAAAAAACTTGAGGGACATAATAATATTCTTaatgattttttaaaaaaagttatagtTTTAAGTTGCGTACAATTGCTTTTCATGTCCTTTGATGCCAATATTTTGGTTAGGTTCTCTTATGCTTCATTATGTTACGTTTCAATTTATCATATGCTTTTGTAAAACACATATACAAAAAAGCAACAAATCTTGAAGGTTTTATAATGTTGGAGATAACGATAAGAGTTTGAAATAGAAGAGATAAAATATACACAAACttgattttatttcttttgatATATAACTCACGTACCTACTAATCTGATATGGAACCCCTTTATATATAGGAGTGTGTATGCATGTTACATAGATGGAGTAAACCTATTGGAACGTACAGGCGGTCCTGAAGCTGAAGAAGACTATGTGGAAGACATGCATTAGTGCAGAGAACAAGTGGAGCAGAAGGATGAAAATTCCACAGCTTCAAAAGCAAGCCGAAAGCTCCAAAACCCAACTCGGCTTGGAACAAGTACTGTTCACAAGCCGAAAACCGGTTTgaatattatatataaccttgtgTAATGTGTTTAGATCTATTAATATTATGTAAACGTTTTATCAATCAACAATAATTATCTGAGTTACGTGAGATTTTGTAACATGGGGACAATATAAAAATGTGTGGAATGTAAATATTTCACAAcataaaaacattatttttttaacCCTAATTCGTAAATATCTTCAACATTGTATGGCATTTTTGCTAAACTAAAATGACGTCCGACCTCATCATCATGATCGGGTTAAAGGCGAGTATGCATAGGCGGAAGAAATCACAAAAGTCATAGTTTATACACAGGAGTAAAAAAACATACAAGGAAATAAGAGGATTTTACAAAAATATAGAAGTTTTCATCCGTGAAATGGAAGACAAGCAGAAAATGGATAGAAGAGAAGACGTCGTAGAACGAGACAACATGtacttaataaaataaaaaaaacgttGAACTATGGATGCACTATAAGAGAACTCCTATTTATAAATTAGATGGGTTCGTCATGTAAAGAAAGATATATGGTAGAAAAAGGATTGGACTGATAGTGTTTCCCTTATTTTCATCATCTTCTTGGAGGGAGGAAAGTGTTTCCCTTATTTTATGGAAAAAAATTCCAATTTTATCCTACAAAGTTGAACCAAACATGAAATGTGGTGGAATTGAAATCATTTTCCCCCCAATTTCATTTTATTCCAGCAAACCAAACACACTCTAATTAATTAATAAGTGGAAACAACTGATTTTTTATATCCTTTTGAGTAATTTCGGGTATTTAAACGAAAAAGGAAAGATAATGAGGAAAATAAATTCTTAAACCTAATAAGGACCAATTTGCAAAAAATCAAATACCATCTCCCACCTTTTGATCCGTGGGCACTAATCAAAGAATTCAGAGACCAAAAAAATTCTACTTAATATTGTCCCAATCATTTGAATAATTTTACATTTCTACTTAATATTGTCCAATTAATCATTAACAATAGAAATTTAAATTAAACTTTATTATATGAAATCAAACAGAATGACCAGATCTCGATTCGGATTCA containing:
- the LOC122196608 gene encoding secreted RxLR effector protein 161-like gives rise to the protein MEDYNSSQYPMDEKREPVNATLYRRLVGSLRYLVHTRPDISYNIRVMSRYMQYPKHNHYAVVKHILKYVKGTTEHGLVYRKGGDGKLIGYSDSSYSNDRGDGRGTTRVAYYYLGNLITWTSQKQKTVALSSCEAEYIAATAAACQGLWLRNLFSDLVGKKSQKVKLFIDNQSTIALIKNPIFHGRSKHIDTKYHFIRMCVEREQIQVEHVSGDQQKDNVLTKAMPRIKFAKMRALIGAEDMKKKGQP